The following proteins are co-located in the Phocoena phocoena chromosome 1, mPhoPho1.1, whole genome shotgun sequence genome:
- the MASP2 gene encoding mannan-binding lectin serine protease 2 translates to MRLLVTLGLLWGSAATTSSGPQWPKPVFGRLASPGFPGTYANNHEQRWALTAPPGYRLRLYFTHFQLEPSYLCEYDFVKLSAGTTVLATLCGSESTDTERAPGNATFYSPGSSLDVTFRSDYSNEKPFAGFEAFYSAEDIDECQVPPGEAPTCEHHCHNHLGGFYCSCRMGYVLHRNKHTCSALCSGQVFTARSGVLSSPGYPQPYPKLSSCTYSIRLEEGFRVTLDFVESFDVEMHPETQCPYDSLKIQTDKEEYGPFCGKTLPRRIETKSNTVTITFATDQSGDHTGWKIHYNSTAQPCPDPTAPPNGHISPVQATYIMKDRFFVFCESGYELLQGYWPLKSFVAVCQTDGSWDQPMPEFVDCGPPDDLPSGQVDYITGAEVTIYKAVVQYRCNEFYTMRTDDGKYVCEADGFWTSSKGEKSAPVCEPVCGISTRTTEGRIYGGQNAKLGDFPWQALLLGKTIAAGALLYDNWILTAAHAVYEQREDASSLDIRMGVLKRLSPHYTQARAEAIFIHERYTHNAGYDNDIALIKLKNKVVLNSNIMPVCLPRKEAECFMRTNDIGTASGWGLTQRGFLARNLMFVDIPVVDHQNCTAAYAKKSYPGGRVTDNMLCAGLESGGKDSCKGDSGGALVFLHNETQKWFVGGIVSWGSINCGEADQYGVYTKVINYIPWIKNIINSF, encoded by the exons ATGAG GCTGCTGGTCACCCTGGGTCTGCTGTGGGGCTCGGCAGCCACCACGTCCTCGGGCCCGCAGTGGCCCAAGCCCGTGTTCGGGCGCCTGGCATCTCCTGGCTTCCCAGGCACGTATGCCAACAACCATGAGCAGCGCTGGGCCCTGACGGCGCCCCCCGGCTACCGCCTGCGCCTCTACTTCACTCACTTCCAGCTGGAGCCCTCCTACCTCTGCGAGTACGACTTCGTCAAG CTGAGCGCCGGGACCACGGTGCTGGCCACGCTGTGCGGGTCAGAGAGCACGGACACGGAGCGGGCGCCCGGCAACGCCACCTTCTACTCGCCGGGCTCCAGCCTCGACGTCACCTTCCGCTCCGACTACTCCAACGAGAAGCCGTTCGCGGGCTTCGAGGCCTTCTACTCAGCAGAGG ACATCGACGAGTGCCAGGTGCCCCCAGGAGAGGCCCCCACCTGCGAGCACCACTGCCACAATCACCTGGGTGGCTTCTACTGCTCCTGCCGTATGGGCTATGTTCTCCACAGGAACAAGCACACTTGCTCAG ccctgtgcTCAGGCCAGGTCTTCACCGCCCGGTCTGGGGTGCTCAGCAGCCCTGGATACCCTCAGCCGTACCCCAAACTCTCCAGCTGCACCTACAGCATCCGCCTGGAGGAGGGGTTCCGTGTCACCCTGGACTTCGTGGAGTCCTTTGACGTGGAGATGCACCCTGAGACCCAGTGCCCCTACGACTCCCTGAAG ATTCAAACAGACAAGGAGGAATATGGCCCATTTTGTGGGAAGACGTTGCCCCGCAGGATTGAAACCAAGAGCAACACTGTGACCATCACCTTTGCCACCGATCAGTCGGGGGACCACACGGGCTGGAAGATCCACTACAACAGCACAG CTCAGCCCTGCCCTGACCCGACGGCACCACCTAACGGCCACATCTCCCCTGTGCAGGCCACATACATCATGAAGGACCGCTTCTTTGTCTTCTGCGAGTCGGGCTACGAACTTCTGCAA GGTTATTGGCCCCTGAAATCATTTGTTGCAGTCTGTCAGACAGATGGATCTTGGGACCAACCGATGCCGGAGT TTGTTGACTGTGGCCCTCCTGATGACCTACCCAGTGGCCAAGTGGACTATATAACGGGTGCCGAGGTGACCATATATAAAGCTGTGGTTCAATATCGCTGTAATGAGTTCTACACAATGAGAACAGATGATG GTAAATATGTGTGTGAGGCTGATGGATTCTGGACGAGctccaaaggagaaaaatcagcCCCCGTCTGCGAGCCTG TTTGTGGAATATCCACCCGTACCACAGAAGGTCGTATATATGGAGGACAAAATGCAAAGCTTGGCGATTTTCCTTGGCAAGCCCTGTTATTAGGTAAAACTATAGCAGCAGGTGCACTTCTGTATGACAACTGGATCCTAACAGCTGCTCATGCTGTATATGAGCAAAGAGAAGACGCCTCCTCCCTAGACATTAGAATGGGTGTCCTGAAGAGACTGTCACCTCATTACACACAAGCCCGGGCCGAGGCCATTTTTATACATGAACGTTACACTCATAATGCTGGTTACGATAACGACATAGCATTGATTaaactgaagaacaaagttgTATTAAATAGCAACATCATGCCTGTTTGTTTGCCAAGAAAAGAAGCTGAATGCTTCATGAGAACCAATGATATTGGAACTGCATCTGGATGGGGATTAACCCAGAGGGGTTTTCTTGCCAGAAATCTAATGTTTGTTGACATACCAGTTGTTGACCATCAAAACTGTACTGCGGCATATGCAAAGAAGTCCTATCCGGGGGGAAGGGTAACTGACAACATGCTTTGTGCTGGTTTAGAAAGTGGGGGCAAGGACAGCTGTAAAGGCGACAGTGGCGGGGCATTAGTGTTTCTACATAATGAGACACAGAAATGGTTTGTGGGAGGAATAGTGTCCTGGGGTTCCATCAATTGTGGGGAAGCAGATCAGTATGGGGTCTACACAAAAGTCATTAACTATATTCCCTGGATCAAGAACATAATTAATAGTTTTTAA
- the SRM gene encoding spermidine synthase — MEPGLDGPAASGSAAIREGWFRETCSLWPGQALSLQVEQLLHHRRSQYQDILVFRSKSYGNVLVLDGVIQCTERDEFSYQEMIANLPLYSHPNPRKVLIIGGGDGGVLREVVKHSSVESVVQCEIDEDVIQVSKKFLPGMAIGYSSSKLTLHVGDGFEFMKQNQDAFDVIITDSSDPMGPAESLFKESYYQLMKTALKEDGILCCQGECQWLHLDLIKEMRHFCKSLFPVVDYAYCTIPTYPSGQIGFMLCSKNPSTNFREPVQQLTQKQVEEMQLKYYNSDVHQAAFVLPEFARKALNDVH; from the exons atGGAGCCCGGCCTTGACGGCCCCGCTGCCTCCGGCTCCGCTGCCATCCGTGAGGGCTGGTTCCGCGAGACGTGCAGCCTGTGGCCCGGCCAGGCCCTGTCTCTGCAGGTGGAGCAGCTGCTACACCATCGACGCTCGCAGTACCAGGATATCCTCGTCTTTCGCAG TAAGAGCTACGGTAACGTGCTGGTGTTGGACGGTGTCATCCAGTGCACAGAGAGGGACGAGTTCTCCTACCAGGAGATGATTGCCAACCTGCCTCTCTACAGCCACCCCAACCCACGCAAG GTGCTGATCAtcgggggcggggatgggggtgTCCTGCGGGAGGTGGTCAAGCATTCCTCCGTGGAGTCGGTGGTCCAGTGCGAGATTGACGAG GATGTCATTCAAGTCTCTAAGAAGTTCCTGCCGGGCATGGCCATTGGCTACTCTAGCTCAAAGCTGACCCTACACGTGGGTGACGGTTTTGAGTTCATGAAGCAGAACCAGGACGCCTTCGACGTCATCATCACTGACTCCTCAGACCCCATGG GCCCTGCTGAGAGTCTGTTCAAGGAGTCCTACTACCAGCTCATGAAGACCGCCCTCAAGGAGGACGGCATTCTCTGCTGTCAGG GTGAGTGCCAGTGGCTGCACCTGGACCTCATCAAGGAGATGCGGCACTTCTGCAAGTCGCTCTTCCCCGTGGTGGACTACGCCTACTGCACCATCCCCACCTACCCCAGTGGCCAGATCGGCTTCATGCTGTGCAGCAAGAACCCA AGCACCAACTTCCGGGAGCCCGTGCAACAGCTGACGCAGAAGCAGGTGGAAGAGATGCAGCTGAAATACTACAACTCCGACGTGCACCAGGCAGCCTTCGTCCTGCCCGAGTTTGCCCGGAAG GCTCTGAATGATGTgcactga